A genomic segment from Rickettsiella endosymbiont of Miltochrista miniata encodes:
- the der gene encoding ribosome biogenesis GTPase Der: MPSIVLVGRPNVGKSSLFNCLTKTRHALVADIPGLTRDRLYGKGVVGNQPYIVVDTGGLTGSKEKDVAFLMEQQTQRAITEADHVLFLVNGREGLSALDQQLAQLLRRLNKKITLVINKSEGLDPNLLQSEFSLLGFDTTSFSIISAIHGQGIQGLMEKVLNHFPKNETLITEHPLSEEDEIPRIKVSIIGKPNVGKSTLLNRILGEERAIVFDQPGTTRDSIANDVEYRGKLYTFIDTAGIRRKSKTVQEIEKFSVIKSLQAIEASNVVLLIIDAQEGISEQDLHLLGFILESGRALIIAVNKWDGLSNEQRAQVKKDLDRRLQFVPFAKLIFISALHGTGVGNLFALIQQAYRSATQSLTTSRLTRLLEQAVNAHQPPLSRGRTVKLRYAHPGGYNPPVILIHGQHVSFLPESYRRYLENFYRKALKIIGSPIRIEFRDR, from the coding sequence TTGCCAAGTATTGTTCTTGTAGGTCGACCGAACGTAGGAAAGTCGAGTTTATTTAATTGCTTAACTAAAACTCGTCACGCCTTGGTTGCAGATATTCCCGGTTTAACCCGAGATCGGCTTTATGGCAAGGGAGTTGTGGGAAACCAACCTTATATTGTCGTAGATACCGGAGGGTTAACGGGTAGTAAAGAAAAAGATGTTGCTTTTCTAATGGAACAGCAAACCCAACGTGCCATCACTGAAGCTGATCATGTTTTATTTTTAGTTAATGGAAGGGAAGGGTTATCGGCCCTGGATCAGCAATTAGCACAACTTTTACGTCGGCTAAATAAGAAAATTACATTGGTGATTAATAAAAGTGAAGGCTTAGATCCGAATTTATTACAAAGTGAGTTTTCGTTATTAGGTTTTGATACGACATCGTTTTCAATTATTTCTGCAATTCATGGCCAAGGTATTCAAGGATTAATGGAAAAAGTATTAAATCATTTTCCTAAGAATGAAACCTTAATCACCGAACATCCATTGTCAGAAGAAGATGAAATTCCAAGAATAAAGGTATCTATTATAGGGAAACCGAACGTTGGCAAATCAACTTTGTTAAATAGAATTTTAGGTGAAGAGCGGGCTATCGTTTTTGATCAACCGGGCACTACTCGCGATAGTATTGCAAATGATGTTGAGTATCGTGGTAAATTATATACATTCATCGACACAGCAGGTATTCGTCGAAAATCAAAAACAGTCCAAGAGATAGAAAAATTTTCTGTAATTAAAAGTTTGCAGGCTATTGAAGCTAGTAATGTTGTTTTACTGATAATTGATGCGCAGGAAGGCATTAGTGAGCAAGATTTACATCTTTTAGGATTTATACTTGAAAGTGGTAGAGCGCTTATCATTGCTGTAAACAAATGGGATGGCTTGTCTAACGAACAAAGAGCGCAAGTCAAAAAAGATTTGGATAGACGTTTACAATTTGTACCATTTGCTAAACTCATCTTTATTTCGGCTCTTCATGGTACGGGTGTTGGCAATTTATTTGCACTGATTCAACAGGCATATCGATCTGCAACACAAAGTCTAACCACATCACGCTTAACTCGTTTATTAGAACAAGCGGTTAACGCACATCAACCACCATTGAGTCGTGGGCGAACAGTTAAATTGCGTTATGCCCATCCTGGCGGATATAATCCGCCAGTTATTCTTATCCATGGCCAACACGTTAGTTTTTTACCTGAATCTTATCGTCGATATCTTGAAAATTTTTATCGCAAGGCACTGAAAATTATTGGCAGTCCAATTCGTATAGAGTTTAGGGATAGGTAA
- a CDS encoding Dam family site-specific DNA-(adenine-N6)-methyltransferase, translating into MKSFLKWAGNKHRILDKLKAYLPKTDRLIEPFLGSATVFLNTSYSAYLLGDNNLDLIQLYKYLQQEGQFFIDYCRLFFHENYNTAEEFYRLRRLFNDSKEYRKRAALLLYLNKHCFNGLARFNQKGEFNTPFSYYKTPYFPEKEMQYFYVHARKAEFIHGDFLSTLEYVKQGDIIYCDPPYVGLSKTANFTHYTAEGFSHSQQICLANAARNLAAKGIQVIISNHDTEFTREIYKDATIVSFIVQRNISSKGSERKKAKELLAIFS; encoded by the coding sequence ATGAAATCTTTTTTGAAATGGGCAGGAAATAAGCATCGAATTCTTGATAAACTGAAAGCCTATTTACCTAAAACCGATCGCTTGATAGAACCATTTTTAGGTTCGGCTACTGTTTTTCTTAATACTTCTTACTCTGCTTATCTATTAGGTGATAACAATCTTGATTTGATTCAATTATATAAATATTTGCAACAAGAAGGTCAATTTTTTATTGATTATTGTCGATTATTTTTCCATGAGAACTATAATACCGCAGAAGAATTCTACCGCTTACGTCGTTTATTTAATGATAGTAAGGAATATCGCAAGAGAGCCGCATTATTGTTATATTTAAATAAACATTGTTTCAATGGATTAGCTCGCTTTAATCAAAAAGGCGAATTTAACACTCCTTTTAGCTACTATAAAACTCCATATTTTCCTGAGAAAGAAATGCAATACTTTTATGTGCATGCAAGAAAAGCCGAATTTATCCATGGAGATTTTTTATCCACTCTGGAGTATGTAAAACAAGGAGATATAATATATTGCGATCCTCCTTATGTTGGGTTATCTAAAACCGCAAATTTTACTCACTATACAGCAGAAGGATTTAGTCATTCACAACAAATATGCTTGGCAAACGCTGCAAGAAACCTGGCTGCAAAGGGGATTCAGGTGATAATTTCCAATCATGATACTGAATTTACACGCGAGATTTATAAAGATGCAACTATTGTTTCATTTATAGTGCAGCGAAATATTAGTAGTAAAGGATCAGAACGAAAAAAAGCCAAAGAACTACTAGCAATTTTCTCCTAG
- a CDS encoding type III pantothenate kinase: MLLCLDVGNTHMLCGVFAKEKLILRFRYATPLLGTADQFGIFLINILKYNKLEPLEIKAIAISSVVPNYDYTLRHSFFQYFKGADYFVLQPGVKTGLNIRCKNPNEVGADRIANAIGAIATFPEQALIVVDMGTATTLCAITKDRNYLGGAILPGLRLCMEALKNNTAKLMAVDIETPSSYMGRTTRESIQSGLYYGHFGALKEIILGFKNEVFHGEAVKVIGTGGFAQLYEETGLFDTLISDLVLQGLRKAYEYSQIEK; the protein is encoded by the coding sequence ATGTTGTTATGTTTGGATGTAGGTAATACACACATGCTATGTGGAGTATTCGCTAAAGAAAAGCTTATTCTACGTTTTCGTTACGCGACCCCTTTATTGGGAACAGCCGATCAATTCGGAATTTTTTTAATAAATATACTTAAGTATAATAAACTGGAACCTTTGGAAATTAAAGCGATTGCTATCTCATCCGTGGTTCCAAACTACGATTATACGTTGCGGCATAGTTTTTTCCAGTATTTTAAAGGTGCTGATTATTTTGTTTTACAGCCTGGCGTTAAAACTGGCTTAAATATCCGCTGTAAAAATCCAAATGAAGTAGGCGCCGACAGAATTGCGAATGCTATAGGCGCAATAGCTACTTTCCCCGAACAAGCATTGATTGTTGTTGATATGGGGACTGCTACGACCTTATGCGCTATTACCAAGGATCGAAATTATTTGGGTGGTGCTATTTTGCCAGGATTGCGACTTTGTATGGAAGCCTTAAAAAATAATACCGCTAAATTGATGGCTGTGGACATAGAAACACCTAGTAGTTATATGGGTAGGACAACGCGTGAAAGTATACAAAGCGGTCTTTATTATGGGCATTTCGGAGCGCTTAAAGAAATTATTTTAGGATTTAAAAACGAAGTTTTTCATGGTGAAGCTGTCAAAGTCATTGGTACAGGTGGCTTTGCGCAGCTTTATGAAGAAACCGGTTTATTCGATACACTAATCTCAGATTTGGTTTTACAAGGTTTGCGAAAGGCATATGAATATAGCCAAATAGAAAAATAA
- a CDS encoding class I SAM-dependent methyltransferase: MNTLLSIAVTSREISLLSTAQELAKKNSLPYIDYFEKENCDYVLTLSSTGLYLEDVKKELGSLKIDFLQGKLAYRLRYIQNQKQLLARAIGLKPNFKPVVLDATAGFGCDSFILAQLGCSVTLLERSSIIFLLLEDALKRALNNPKFLTLSVKLIKTEAAIYLKQITACKRSYPEIIYLDPMYPHSTKSALVKKEMRLLRQLVGDDNDAPNLLKLAVKYATQRVVVKRPRLSPYLAEIKPHHSIFGKQLRLDVYLTHFLNS, encoded by the coding sequence ATGAATACCCTTCTTTCTATTGCAGTAACCAGCCGTGAAATTTCTTTATTATCTACAGCACAGGAATTAGCAAAAAAAAACTCCTTACCTTATATAGATTATTTTGAAAAAGAAAACTGTGATTATGTCTTAACTTTAAGCTCGACAGGTTTATATCTAGAGGATGTCAAAAAAGAACTTGGCTCGTTAAAAATCGATTTCCTTCAGGGAAAGCTAGCTTATCGATTACGCTATATCCAAAATCAAAAACAGTTATTGGCCAGGGCGATTGGATTAAAACCAAATTTTAAGCCTGTAGTTCTAGATGCAACAGCAGGTTTTGGATGCGATAGCTTTATTTTAGCTCAGCTAGGTTGCTCCGTCACCCTTTTAGAACGTTCATCGATAATTTTTCTTTTATTGGAAGACGCTTTAAAACGCGCCTTAAATAACCCAAAATTTTTAACCTTATCAGTTAAACTAATAAAAACCGAGGCAGCTATTTATTTAAAACAAATAACTGCCTGCAAACGATCATATCCTGAAATTATTTACCTCGATCCCATGTATCCTCATTCCACTAAATCTGCATTAGTAAAAAAGGAAATGCGCCTTCTTCGACAACTTGTTGGTGACGATAATGATGCGCCTAATTTATTAAAATTAGCCGTCAAATATGCGACACAGCGCGTCGTAGTAAAAAGACCTAGGTTATCCCCTTATTTAGCAGAAATAAAACCCCATCATAGTATATTCGGTAAACAACTCCGCTTAGATGTATATTTAACTCATTTTCTTAACAGCTAA
- a CDS encoding GtrA family protein, which produces MSGKCVFFILTSHNTFMKAITKQFSRFFIVGALSALIQFSILISFVEFLFIKPICASTIGYIAGALVNYTLNHYFTFKSSLSHKKSLVRFTLNSMFGLFLNFLLMKIFLIYYTYIISQILASGVILFWNFLVHRYWTFGSNKHSI; this is translated from the coding sequence ATGTCGGGAAAATGCGTTTTTTTTATTCTTACGAGTCATAACACCTTTATGAAAGCTATCACAAAACAATTCTCACGTTTTTTCATAGTAGGTGCTCTATCAGCATTGATTCAATTTTCAATTTTAATAAGTTTTGTTGAATTTCTCTTTATAAAACCTATTTGTGCTTCTACTATTGGTTATATTGCTGGGGCTTTGGTTAATTATACTTTAAATCATTACTTTACTTTTAAAAGTAGTTTATCGCATAAAAAATCTTTAGTAAGGTTTACACTGAATTCTATGTTTGGACTTTTTCTTAATTTCTTATTAATGAAAATTTTTCTAATCTATTATACCTATATAATAAGTCAAATTTTAGCTTCAGGCGTAATTTTGTTTTGGAATTTCTTGGTACATCGATACTGGACCTTCGGTTCTAATAAACATTCCATATGA
- a CDS encoding YdcF family protein → MSTFFIFLLLLICILLSLLNYKKTSLIIGSVVIVSYLVIGDGFFPAYLLHNLQSPYSQSKPINWEKTNTIILLGAGTSKDPSSNRIKPSILAFSRIAQTAIIYHECKKANALCHILISGGDPLNNGKSEAKTYQESLLSLGINSNDIQLETQSKNTYQNAKFSSSLLKKQYSKQLLLVNSGLTLKRALLYFSFFNLYPKPIAADFITIPISKFPLGYNFAMNDFAIHEYIGILRFYIYNFLGWNKK, encoded by the coding sequence ATGTCAACATTTTTTATATTTCTCTTATTACTAATATGTATTTTATTAAGTCTACTTAATTATAAAAAAACGAGTTTGATAATCGGTTCAGTTGTAATTGTAAGTTATCTCGTTATAGGTGACGGCTTTTTTCCTGCTTATTTATTACACAATTTGCAATCACCTTATAGTCAATCTAAACCTATCAACTGGGAGAAAACTAACACCATTATTTTATTAGGTGCAGGCACTAGTAAAGATCCGAGTTCTAATAGAATAAAGCCTAGCATATTGGCATTTTCAAGAATTGCACAAACTGCAATAATCTATCATGAATGTAAAAAAGCTAATGCGCTCTGTCATATTCTAATAAGTGGCGGGGACCCATTGAATAATGGAAAATCAGAAGCAAAAACCTATCAAGAAAGTTTATTATCTTTAGGGATCAACTCAAACGATATTCAATTGGAGACTCAAAGTAAAAATACTTATCAAAACGCTAAGTTTTCAAGTTCTCTTTTAAAGAAACAATATAGTAAGCAACTTTTACTAGTTAATTCAGGGTTAACTCTTAAACGTGCACTTTTATATTTTTCTTTTTTTAACCTTTATCCCAAGCCTATCGCTGCAGATTTTATTACTATCCCGATTTCTAAATTCCCACTAGGTTACAACTTTGCGATGAATGATTTTGCAATTCATGAATATATAGGAATACTTCGTTTTTATATTTATAATTTTTTGGGGTGGAATAAAAAATAA
- the hisC gene encoding histidinol-phosphate transaminase, whose protein sequence is MTISSKKNSGFNAEKPAEIIKLDLNENPLGASPLAITAGQQAMLNCHRYPDNDGFSLKKSLSAHLSILPENITLGNGSESLLELIVKNTLGPLNSAVIPNFCFTGISKILKKANIAVKIAKNSHSYLSAVSLLEAIEPMTTVVFIVNPNNPTGNYMNKLELLYLLRHLPQKIFVVLDEAYAEYVETDDYPDSTQLLKQFPNLIILRTFSKIYGLAGLRLGYAISELEIASSLNLSSLPFRVNAVALAAAEASLKDQKHVNAARLINRLGYFQLSKGLQNLGLKVLPSYTNFICLDLKSPSWPIYQELLLYGISVRPLHDYSLSRFLRVSIGTDKQNQSFLNTLEKILIKSSI, encoded by the coding sequence ATGACAATCTCTTCAAAGAAAAATTCTGGTTTTAATGCAGAAAAACCTGCCGAAATTATAAAACTCGATCTAAATGAAAACCCTCTTGGCGCTAGCCCTCTTGCAATAACCGCGGGTCAACAGGCCATGCTTAATTGCCATCGATACCCCGATAACGATGGATTTTCTTTAAAGAAATCTTTATCTGCACATTTAAGTATTCTCCCTGAAAATATTACACTAGGTAATGGCTCAGAAAGCTTATTAGAACTCATTGTCAAAAATACTTTAGGGCCATTAAATTCTGCCGTTATCCCAAATTTTTGTTTTACAGGAATTTCGAAAATCTTAAAAAAGGCAAATATAGCAGTTAAAATAGCTAAAAATTCACATTCATATCTCTCCGCTGTAAGTTTGCTAGAAGCTATTGAACCCATGACCACAGTAGTTTTCATTGTTAATCCTAACAACCCTACTGGCAATTATATGAATAAATTAGAGTTACTCTATCTATTGAGACATCTCCCCCAGAAAATATTCGTAGTTTTAGACGAGGCCTATGCTGAATACGTTGAAACCGACGACTATCCCGATAGCACCCAGTTGTTAAAACAGTTTCCTAATTTAATCATTCTTAGGACCTTTTCCAAAATTTATGGTTTGGCAGGGTTGAGGCTAGGGTATGCCATTAGCGAGCTAGAAATAGCTAGTTCGTTAAATCTTAGCTCCTTACCTTTCAGGGTTAACGCGGTTGCCTTGGCCGCAGCAGAAGCTAGTCTCAAAGATCAAAAGCATGTTAATGCAGCCCGCTTGATTAATCGACTAGGATATTTTCAACTTTCCAAAGGCTTACAAAATCTAGGATTGAAGGTATTACCATCTTATACTAACTTTATTTGCCTAGATTTGAAGTCGCCGAGCTGGCCTATCTATCAAGAGCTTTTGTTGTATGGCATATCCGTAAGACCTTTGCATGACTATAGTTTATCTAGGTTTTTACGCGTTTCTATCGGAACAGATAAGCAGAACCAATCCTTTTTGAACACATTGGAAAAAATATTAATTAAATCTAGCATCTAG
- a CDS encoding class I SAM-dependent methyltransferase: MRALTLFLYEAIMHPSMVGALFPSSRRLAYSLTQQISTNPPGLVIELGAGTGAITAALIDQKKLFHQLIVIERSAKLSNHLTQRFPKLRIIQGDARQLHKLINQSTSAPIQAIVSSLPLRSLSPSIVNKIGTEINHVLRKGGLYIQYTYSLWGKPLCPSPQLKLIRQQWVWQNLPPARIDVFRHE, from the coding sequence ATGAGGGCGCTTACCCTGTTTCTTTACGAAGCCATCATGCATCCTAGTATGGTGGGGGCATTATTTCCTAGCTCGAGAAGGCTTGCTTATAGTTTAACTCAGCAAATATCCACCAATCCGCCTGGGTTAGTAATTGAACTGGGAGCCGGAACAGGGGCTATTACAGCTGCGCTGATAGATCAAAAAAAACTTTTTCATCAACTTATCGTTATTGAACGATCGGCAAAACTCTCTAATCATTTAACACAACGTTTTCCTAAATTAAGAATTATCCAAGGAGATGCCCGTCAGTTACATAAATTAATTAATCAATCTACCTCTGCCCCTATACAAGCTATCGTTTCTAGTTTACCTTTACGCAGCTTATCACCTTCTATTGTAAATAAAATTGGTACTGAGATTAATCATGTTTTAAGAAAAGGAGGTTTATATATTCAGTATACCTATAGTTTATGGGGAAAACCTTTATGCCCTTCTCCACAGCTAAAATTAATCCGCCAACAATGGGTGTGGCAAAATTTACCCCCAGCTCGTATTGATGTATTTCGTCACGAATGA
- a CDS encoding MFS transporter — MKLAASDSSWGQQTRYIMLSQLIIIAMLDMSDPYWPLILSSYYSFDANILQYWTGAIYMAPMLTTIFTTLLWTKIGEYSGYKKMILRAGFALAITQWALIFFKNPWWILLIRLLQGALAGFTAAAQAWSLKITPINAHSQIVGRLQSATALGSIVGPICGGFLANYYGYLSIFMTSGFVCALVSVLLGKFLIENPFHKENITNKIKKIKTIYPGENFLLFLICFTQAARWMSTPFFSLYVVEQLHSGNITIGIIYALMALTMSLTTPNLGRVIDRQNNRLVWGKRILIIALLVSGLVYCGYAFVTKAYLAFILSLFLGISLGAISLILFTFLLKGIKNDRRSQIVGLGNTSLKLGNLLGIMIGSTVQAEGRFMISFIFIGFFYFFLAILSLRYN, encoded by the coding sequence ATGAAGCTTGCTGCATCAGATTCTTCTTGGGGTCAGCAGACACGTTATATAATGCTTAGCCAGCTAATTATTATTGCTATGCTTGATATGAGTGATCCCTATTGGCCATTAATTTTATCTTCATACTATTCTTTTGACGCTAACATATTACAATATTGGACAGGAGCTATTTATATGGCTCCAATGCTTACAACAATTTTTACCACGTTATTATGGACTAAAATAGGTGAATATAGCGGCTATAAAAAAATGATACTACGTGCAGGATTTGCATTGGCCATTACCCAATGGGCATTAATTTTTTTCAAAAATCCATGGTGGATCCTATTGATTAGGTTGTTACAAGGGGCTCTGGCAGGTTTTACGGCAGCTGCGCAAGCATGGTCATTGAAAATTACCCCTATCAACGCACACAGTCAGATAGTCGGTCGTTTACAATCAGCTACAGCATTGGGCAGCATTGTAGGACCCATATGCGGGGGATTTTTAGCTAATTATTACGGATATCTATCTATTTTTATGACTTCAGGTTTTGTTTGTGCCCTAGTTTCAGTTTTATTAGGTAAGTTTTTAATTGAAAATCCATTTCACAAAGAAAATATAACAAATAAAATTAAAAAGATAAAAACAATTTATCCTGGTGAAAATTTTTTACTTTTTCTAATTTGTTTTACTCAAGCTGCGCGATGGATGTCGACGCCTTTTTTTTCTTTGTATGTCGTTGAGCAATTGCATTCGGGTAATATAACAATAGGGATCATTTATGCATTAATGGCTTTGACGATGTCATTAACTACCCCTAATCTTGGTCGAGTCATTGATAGACAGAATAATCGTTTAGTTTGGGGAAAGAGAATTTTAATTATAGCATTGTTGGTAAGTGGCTTAGTCTATTGTGGCTATGCTTTTGTTACCAAAGCTTATTTGGCGTTTATACTAAGTTTATTTCTGGGAATAAGTCTGGGCGCTATTTCTTTGATACTTTTTACGTTTTTGTTAAAAGGGATCAAAAATGACAGACGCTCACAAATAGTGGGTTTGGGTAATACTTCATTAAAGCTAGGAAATTTATTGGGTATCATGATTGGTTCTACAGTCCAAGCAGAGGGTCGCTTTATGATAAGTTTTATCTTTATCGGTTTTTTTTATTTTTTCTTGGCTATTCTATCTTTGCGCTATAATTGA
- a CDS encoding IucA/IucC family protein, producing MHVIDRISAQETNFSEQYKLYSNTFNLSINECISEVNKHSLKQLLLAFLREDILPYHYQNATVIFDLQRSNYFMYVTRVKLFSLLRFTHFDSLILKHKATSLKQTITDPLKLLDIVKNELESILNMDQWLKFYKEIANHLQNALLSTWKKYSVNKLIDRSKKNSHHQLNNLLKSPQITVNGSLQFEQSVFSGHPYHPCAKTKLGFTIEDTINYSPEFQSKVGIYIAAVKKQYVHIESMQQNINFTEWFSECYPVAWANWIEELKKNNLEVKNYIPFPVHPWQVYYFTFILPLFKDYIENKIIVFFDKAKIIASPTLSFRTLLPIENSNSPYIKLPVAVQATSIVRTLSPISTKNMPRISNILKKILITENYFSSRLGLLPESYGLHLKELNVDEAKHFTAIFRENITQHLNDNEVAIVVAAFFEKSSLSETNLFIEIMQLSGCLTYQDALGYFLHYTDLVLGSYLDLFLLYGIALEGHQQNTLAILRDGKIKRFIARDFDGIEMHDESLQSMGINLDLTENSPYLQKNKETVRNQLLYTVYQLHLGEIVLLLANYFNCEEKPFWKIVREVTEQRFYALKNRMCPITWKKEFNTILNSHWPIKALLRMRLEKNYLRDGLFSQIVNPLSV from the coding sequence ATGCATGTGATAGACAGGATATCCGCTCAAGAAACAAACTTCAGTGAGCAATATAAGCTTTATTCAAATACTTTTAATCTTTCAATCAATGAATGTATTTCCGAAGTCAATAAACATTCTCTAAAACAACTGTTATTGGCATTTTTACGTGAAGATATTTTACCCTATCATTACCAAAATGCTACGGTAATTTTTGACCTCCAACGCTCCAATTATTTTATGTACGTTACTAGAGTAAAACTATTTTCTTTATTAAGATTTACTCACTTTGACAGCTTAATTTTGAAACATAAGGCTACGTCCTTAAAACAAACTATTACCGATCCATTAAAATTGCTAGACATCGTCAAAAACGAACTGGAAAGTATTTTGAATATGGATCAATGGTTAAAATTTTATAAGGAAATAGCCAATCATTTACAAAATGCGTTGCTTTCTACTTGGAAGAAATACAGTGTAAATAAATTGATCGATCGAAGTAAAAAAAATTCTCATCATCAACTGAATAATTTATTAAAATCACCACAAATAACAGTTAATGGCTCATTGCAATTTGAACAGTCAGTTTTTAGCGGACATCCTTATCATCCTTGTGCAAAAACGAAGCTAGGTTTTACTATTGAAGATACTATTAATTATTCGCCTGAATTTCAATCTAAAGTTGGTATTTATATTGCAGCAGTAAAAAAACAATATGTCCATATAGAATCCATGCAACAAAATATAAATTTTACTGAATGGTTTAGTGAATGTTACCCAGTTGCATGGGCCAATTGGATAGAAGAATTAAAAAAAAATAATTTGGAAGTCAAGAATTATATTCCATTTCCGGTCCATCCTTGGCAAGTTTATTATTTTACATTCATATTACCCTTGTTTAAAGATTATATCGAAAATAAAATAATTGTTTTTTTTGATAAAGCCAAAATTATAGCAAGTCCCACTTTATCATTCCGTACACTTTTACCTATAGAAAATAGTAATTCGCCTTATATTAAATTGCCAGTCGCTGTGCAAGCTACGAGTATTGTAAGGACATTATCGCCCATATCAACAAAAAATATGCCAAGAATTAGCAATATTTTGAAAAAAATTTTGATAACCGAGAACTACTTCTCTAGCCGGTTGGGATTATTACCAGAGTCTTATGGTTTACATTTAAAGGAACTAAATGTAGATGAGGCAAAGCATTTTACTGCTATTTTTCGAGAGAATATCACACAGCATCTTAATGATAATGAAGTGGCTATCGTCGTAGCCGCTTTTTTTGAAAAATCCTCATTGAGCGAAACCAATTTATTTATTGAAATAATGCAATTATCAGGTTGTTTAACATATCAAGATGCATTAGGTTACTTTCTTCATTATACAGATTTGGTATTGGGTAGCTATTTAGATCTTTTTTTACTGTATGGCATTGCTCTAGAGGGGCATCAGCAAAACACTTTGGCGATTCTTAGAGATGGAAAAATTAAAAGGTTTATAGCTAGAGATTTTGATGGGATAGAAATGCATGACGAAAGTTTGCAATCAATGGGAATTAATTTGGATCTAACTGAAAATTCTCCTTATTTACAAAAAAATAAAGAAACGGTAAGAAACCAGCTTCTATATACTGTTTACCAGTTACATTTAGGTGAAATAGTATTACTTCTAGCGAATTATTTTAATTGTGAAGAAAAGCCTTTTTGGAAAATTGTTAGAGAAGTGACAGAACAAAGGTTTTATGCATTAAAAAATCGAATGTGTCCAATTACTTGGAAAAAAGAGTTTAATACGATTCTAAATTCCCATTGGCCAATAAAAGCATTGCTTCGTATGAGATTAGAAAAAAATTACTTACGTGATGGTTTATTTTCGCAGATAGTGAATCCTCTAAGCGTTTAA